A portion of the Avibacterium sp. 20-132 genome contains these proteins:
- the narL gene encoding two-component system response regulator NarL, with protein MLDTMKVLLIDDHPLMRRGIKQLLELDETFEIVGDAGSGAEGINLALQTSPDLIVLDLNMKGLSGLDTLKALREENVDARIVILTVSDAKNDVFTLIDAGADGYLLKDTEPDLLLGQIKRIAQGEVILSDSIKDLLLEQRPEQDPIYTLTDREMDVLRLIATGLSNKQIAAQLFISEETVKVHIRNLLRKLNVHSRVAATVLYFQHKGA; from the coding sequence ATGTTGGATACAATGAAAGTGTTGCTGATTGACGATCACCCACTGATGCGTCGTGGCATAAAACAATTATTGGAATTAGATGAAACATTTGAAATCGTTGGTGATGCCGGCAGTGGTGCAGAAGGAATTAACCTTGCCTTACAAACCTCACCAGATTTAATTGTGCTTGATTTGAATATGAAAGGGCTATCAGGGTTAGACACGCTCAAGGCATTACGTGAAGAAAATGTCGATGCTCGCATTGTTATTCTTACCGTTTCCGATGCCAAAAATGATGTTTTCACGTTGATTGACGCGGGCGCAGACGGCTATTTATTAAAAGATACCGAACCCGATCTGTTACTTGGACAAATTAAACGTATTGCTCAAGGAGAAGTGATTTTAAGCGATTCAATTAAAGATTTACTACTAGAGCAACGCCCCGAACAAGATCCGATTTACACCCTTACGGACCGAGAAATGGATGTGCTACGCCTGATTGCAACGGGCTTATCCAATAAACAGATTGCCGCACAACTCTTTATTTCAGAAGAAACCGTAAAAGTGCATATCCGCAACTTATTACGTAAACTCAATGTTCACTCTCGTGTGGCAGCCACCGTGCTGTATTTTCAGCATAAAGGGGCATAA
- the cpxA gene encoding envelope stress sensor histidine kinase CpxA, producing MKLTFLNTLSMRIFALFWLAFALLLALIFLLPYFDARIYTELGNEEVSGYYGEIATAIRNKQLAHIISGVPVIPMDKFDDIHPVLADKNGNILGARKEEIASIQQFMYHTVSTLKPLKKNFYDIQIAGPFTVHLNLDNDVPYTLYFVSRVNPQKEVLSYIFDRPYILILFIMLISTPLLWWLSRSIGRPLRHLQQAANAVALGNFKVDKSLETQGTIELRQVGQSFNRMTIALDDQLSNQQTLLSSISHELRTPLTRLQLALALLRRRINSSAEIARIEKEAVRLDEMINDLLLLSRQQLNSHILREIFPITEIWHDIIKDSRFEAEQKKLSFKVKQLIHKPSQYYLNGNKGLICSAIENILRNALKYTQAKIEATIFIEENAMVIAIDDNGAGIPANEYENIFKPFYRIDEARTRETGGTGLGLAIVANVIREHQGKVWAEPSHLGGLRVVIKLPLWISQ from the coding sequence ATGAAATTAACGTTTCTCAATACCTTATCAATGCGAATTTTTGCCTTATTCTGGCTTGCCTTTGCGCTTCTCCTCGCATTGATTTTTTTACTGCCTTATTTTGATGCGCGTATTTACACGGAACTGGGCAATGAAGAAGTTTCGGGTTATTACGGTGAAATCGCCACCGCCATTCGGAATAAACAACTAGCGCATATTATTTCTGGCGTGCCAGTTATCCCTATGGACAAATTTGACGACATTCACCCTGTTTTGGCAGATAAAAATGGCAATATTCTTGGCGCAAGAAAGGAAGAAATTGCCTCTATTCAGCAATTTATGTACCACACCGTAAGCACATTAAAACCGCTGAAAAAAAACTTTTATGACATTCAGATTGCCGGGCCTTTTACCGTACACCTCAATTTAGACAACGATGTGCCTTACACCCTCTATTTTGTCAGCCGTGTTAATCCGCAAAAAGAAGTTCTGTCTTATATTTTTGACCGCCCTTATATCCTCATTTTATTTATTATGTTAATTTCCACCCCGTTACTTTGGTGGCTTTCACGAAGTATTGGGCGACCGTTGAGACATTTACAGCAAGCGGCAAATGCCGTTGCTTTAGGCAATTTTAAAGTGGATAAATCCCTTGAAACGCAAGGCACTATTGAGTTACGTCAAGTGGGGCAAAGTTTCAATCGAATGACGATTGCCTTAGACGATCAACTTTCTAATCAACAAACCCTACTTTCCTCTATTTCACACGAACTAAGAACACCGCTTACCCGCTTGCAACTGGCGCTAGCCTTATTACGTCGCCGAATCAATAGCAGCGCAGAAATCGCCCGCATCGAAAAAGAAGCGGTACGTCTTGATGAAATGATTAATGATCTGCTGTTACTTTCACGTCAGCAGCTAAATAGCCATATTCTACGAGAAATTTTCCCCATCACTGAAATTTGGCACGATATTATTAAAGATAGCCGTTTTGAAGCGGAACAGAAAAAATTATCCTTCAAAGTCAAACAACTGATTCATAAACCGAGCCAATATTACCTCAATGGAAATAAAGGGTTAATTTGCAGTGCCATTGAAAATATCTTACGCAATGCGTTGAAATATACGCAGGCTAAAATTGAAGCAACAATCTTTATTGAAGAGAATGCAATGGTGATTGCCATTGATGATAACGGCGCGGGTATTCCAGCCAATGAATATGAAAATATTTTCAAGCCATTTTATCGCATTGATGAAGCCAGAACCCGCGAAACCGGGGGAACAGGGCTGGGGCTTGCGATTGTCGCTAATGTTATCCGTGAACATCAAGGAAAAGTATGGGCGGAACCAAGCCACCTTGGTGGCTTGCGTGTGGTGATCAAACTGCCGTTATGGATTTCTCAATAA